The Engraulis encrasicolus isolate BLACKSEA-1 chromosome 3, IST_EnEncr_1.0, whole genome shotgun sequence genome segment TGGCCAATATTGATACATCCTTTATTGATACAGTAGATATGTAAACGCCGCCGCCCTATTGCCACACAATTCAAGGGAATGGACATAACTCATAAAACACAGAACTTTATTTGTGATAGTTACAGGCATAATTTTCCCCTCACATCTATGGGTAATACGCACCCCTCTATCATGTAGGACAACACACTGTATAGTGTAGGCCATGTGTAGTTTGCATTTGGCCTCAGTACAGGTTGAAACAGCGTCCTCCATATAGCTCCTCCAAACTGTAAATTCATTGTCCAAAGAGCCTGTCTGGCTGTTATAACTTTTAAgacttaaacaaaacaaaaaaaatggaaaaacttTATTTTAAGGTTTTTCTGCTTGTCTACGTCAATGAAAGGTTTGCTGTGATGAATGTTGAGACATGaatgctttatttatttatttatttatttatttatttatttatttttgggaaactccaactcccattgtcattgtgacacagcactccacagcacacaagtgaacactgcacactgcacacaacgaaattgcatttatgcctcacccgtgcaagggggcagccctcagtggcgcccccatggggagcagtgcggtgggacggtaccatgctcagggtacctcagtcatggaggaggatgggggagagcactggttgattactccccccaccaacctggcgggtcgggagttgaaccggcaacctctgggatgcaagtctgacgccctaaccgctcacccatgactgcccatgcgcAGTTTATGCGCAGTTTATTACAATAGGTATGAATGTATAGGTCTACATAAGTGTTACTGTTGTCCTCTGCCCCAAAAAGCTTGAGAGCCCCTAGGATTTCCATAATCTTGGATGCTAAGAATAATGGTGATAAACTCTGAAGATGATGAACTCATGCTCAGGGTTTCAAAGGGCCATTTGGTCCATTGTCTCTCTGATAAAGAATGAGGCCCACAGCTTGCCTAGGTCTTGCAGGCAGCCAACAAATGGCCATTCTCAGCAGATTGAGAGAACGTTTAACACCTGGATGTtcgaagatcacacacacacacacacacacacacacacacacacacacacacacacacacacacacacacacacacacacacacacacacacacacacacacacacacacacacacacacacacacacacaacagtgtctTACCCTAATGGGTTGTcataaatgcacagacacacacacacacacaaggattccTCATAAGTTCTTAAATAAATAGCCATAACTGTAACTCATTTCTCTATTTCACTctatttaatttcttttttatCATTACCATGTGAGCAAGGCAAACAACACGTGGGTGAGTGCTGGAGTGTGATGGTGCTGCTGACAGCGAATTGAGAACTACTTAACtttactgcctgtgtgtgtgtgtgtgtgtgtgtgtgtgtgtgtgtgtgtgtgtgtgtgtgtgtgtgtgtgtgtgtgtgtgtgtgtgtgtgtgtgtgtgtgtgtgtgtgtgtgtgtgtgtgtgtgtgtgtgttacataacaTATTCAAACATTTGTCCAGAGGCTAACATTCCTGCTTCCAGTAagggttgccaggtgtgtctgATGAGTTCCAgtcccaaaaaaaatgctcaaaacccgcctggaagcaccaaatcccgccctATTTGAACTAAATTCCTATTTCAATGGCCAtatatttgaagaaaaaaaaccccacacaaatTCAATTTTTAGTCCCTTTTTTTTTACTCGCAAagagtcatcctaagcagcccaattggacgggaaaccgcccagtctggcaacagtGCTTCCAGCACTCTCGAAGTGAGCCCCTTTTTCAGCTCCGGAGTATCATGCCCAAACCCGCCCACTCTTCCCAAGAAGGAGGAATATGAAGAACTGAAACAACAACAGGCTCCTATACTGTACAACGCCTTTTATTATAGGTACAATTATTTTGTTAACTTGCAACCATTTTAAATCTATATTTAGTTATAGTAAATGCACACCGGGTGAGGTGCACACAGCGATCCGATAGTCAACttaatgaagaagaaaaaaacacaatttatcAGGGTAATCTCAATGACAAAGACATAAGCCAAAATGCTGGTCAAATGAAAAAATcattgcatgaagttctgagtgtgagACAATAATTGTTTTTTCATTAAGTTGACCAtctattacagtgatttgtgcaactcaatacacacaaactttttagcaattaaaataaaaaatcccaCTGCGCTCACCAGTAGGATCACAGGATGCAGTGCAGATACTACATAGGCATCGCATTTACTCATCTGTGGCAGTGCAGATACTACATAGGCATCGCATTTACTCATCTGGGGCAGATACTACATAGGCATCGCATTTACTCATCTGGGGCAGATACTACATAGGCATCGCATTTACTCATCTGTGGCAGATGAATGAGAATACACTAGTggagtcgtaggcatgtgcaatttttctcagtcatttcaaattggtgttaaagtttggttttcacttccaagttgaagtttagggtctatagaacaatttgggttcgagtgtcaaacacacagataacaaaatggcctgcggggggcgctctaaaatatataaactgctataactttttattagtttaaccaaatgtaacatatgaggtatgcatggattcagcattaagaggaggagctggtgagctaggtatttggttaccggattaaagacatcatatgtcataaacacacttttagcccatggacagcaagattcagggtttttttaagataaaggatggaaatgccctccaagttgcaaatgaaacatcatttattgttacaagttattgtaaataaagcctgggatatcattcaacttgattttttcagaatatccctgaagcacaaagatacctatacacaaatagggctgcataaagcctaagcttatgtgatatttagcacccaacttgcaactctgagtttatgaatttaggatcatgagtatcaacttttcaatcaagccatattctattcacacataaaatctaaaaaaaaacgttatatctggaagaaaacaaatcaataataataataataataataataataataataaaaaaaagactttccgaagagacaatgctattagtatgcttgcagcttatgcacacacacacacacagctgttgtatacacacagagaaacacgagggaaagagatagaggtctgtgtgtgtgtgtgtgtgtctgtctgtctgtctgtgtgtgtgagagagagaggtgtgtgtgtgtgtgtgtgtgtgtgtgtgtgtgtgtgtgtgtgtgtgtgtgtgtgagtgtgggtgtgtatgtgtgtgtgtgtgtgtgcatgtatggatatgcttcaggtgcctttcagcaatgggtgggtaaggagaggtaagggtgggattcgaacctgcaaccctctgaaaaaccaacaccctacccagtaggccactgccacttactgtatagagtggccacatcagcatattaggccacggttgcccaggtgacagcagaggtctaaagttctacatggctgcatgtgtgtgtgtcaatgatacagtaagtaatgtagacctcatgcagccttatttttacactgacatatctccaaaagttttgtaagttgtcagatgatattgacacacaaatggcacaaccctgctcttcatgtcaaagctgagatcacttttctaggccaaatggttcagtcaaaaaattgacatattcaggcctatgcgctgagctgttcacacatttttttttcgtaagtgaatggggtcacatcatagggattttaaaactgctctctctgaaacatttttacgagttggcttatgatcttcacacagtttgtattcagagccaagacctctctgacaatgcctttacctagttgatacctagttaaaaaccctaggacaggtcgcctctcactgtaactgccacagtttgtgacatcatcatcttgaccattctaccattaatttcaatgagggggaaaacagagagaaaactgaggaaaaacaagtctggtgaacgaatgaaagggggtaggccagcaaaaaatacaccaccctgagcccttttcgagccgttcaatttgggactcgaaccgtgtctctatctcgaacgctgcaacgattcaaagccggcgtactaatgaatggcgattcccaggttgaggtgaatggaaaattgtagaataataataaactgttgatgaacaattggtatgctttcccgcaagcatactaaataaactgttggagaacaattagtatgcttgctggcggcaagcagaggcctttggcaagcatactaaataatactataggactatttcatacatggtagaaacaatcatctgctgttatgaggacatctctgtcatctgggaactgttcatttgttaccagctgtttttgcatctgttctctgtcatagttattgtagagtggagtattggaataaattttagccctatggtcttctgtttgctttttgaatgcaggaaaaaatgatgttccctatagtatttatcatcattattattattattattattattattattattattattattattattattattattattattgatttactttcttccagatataaagtttttaagttgtgaataaaatgatggcttgattggaacaaaaagctggtactcatgttcttaaattcatacactcaaagttgcaagttgggtgctaaatatcacataacttaggctttatgcagccatatttgtgtatagggaTCCTATTAGTATCTGTgagcttcagggatattctgaacaaatcaagttaagtgattacccaggctttatttacaataacttgtcacaataaattatgtttcattgcaactttgagggcatttccaccctttatctaaaaaaaacccagatttagctgtccattggctaaaagtgtgttttttacacagtgtgtctttaatctagtaaccaaatacttagctcaccggtttctcctcttcatgctgaatccatacatagctcatatgttaaatttggtttaactaatcaaaagttatagcagtttatatattttagagtgccccccgcaggccattttgttatctgtgtgtttgacactcgaactcaaattgttctatagacccaaaacttcaacttggaagtgaaaaccaaactttaacaccaatttgaaatgactgagcctattacgaccccactacaaAGAATTCAGATGCAAGACCCTCTTAGTGCATTCATGACAAGTTTAAAGAAATAGGCGGTATTTGTATTATTTTAGTAAACGTAACAATCTGCTAACCCGTTTGTTGATTTTAGCCTGGATTATTGtcctttttttaacataaaaatgACTTCTTTTTTAGGAGATTACTATATTTTACAAAAAAGATCTAAAGATGTCTGAAAAAGCACTTAAAGGGGTTTTCATCTGAACACTTCCTATGCATAGTTTAATAGAGAGTTAATACAAGTAGACCTTTAGGTAAGTTACAGGTAGGTATAGGTAAATGTAAGAAGCTAAGACAACTTGAAACTGACATGAAGCGGCCCATCAAGGATTGTCCTGAATCTCCAGACTAGCCAGAAAGTGAAAGTCCTGCCCCATATTTCTTGCAGCCCGATTCACACGACTGGTTCACACAGTTCAGCTAGTTAGTGGAATCACTTGTGTTGACAGTACATGTAAATTAGTGAGAGTACAGGCAAATATGTTAAATCACTTATGTCGACAGTACAGGGAAAAGAAAAAGTGGGAGTAGATAAGTGGAGTAGTGATAcagtactttattgatcccaaagggatttaaagaaaaaaacatggcagGTCTTTTACCTTTTCAGTTCAGTTTGTCTGCCTCTGTATATgtcaacaaaagcaaaaaaaaccatAACTATTTCCCAACAGCGCTGTGAGGACAGGGGATGTTGGGGTCAGCCCGTTTGACGACCTCATAAGTGCAATCTTTCCAGTCATAGAGCACTTCGCAATCTTCAGGGAAGCCTCGGGGGCGCACCATCCTGAAACACAGTGTGGATCAGAAATCAGAAACAGGACAGACTGGCATCATATAAAGGTGTCAgtatccagtgttgccaaattagcgactttttggtgcatctggctacttttaaaaatgcacattttcagtgacgaaatcattgtttttcaacataattgtgactgcgccgctgtcagaagcgtttcccacggttaagcggggctacagattagctctgatctccaaaaagtagctagaaccgcccatttctattgtggacgaaggcatgtgggcacgttttctgtagatcagcacaccgtgcgtgacgctgtgacgtcatacgtaacgtcatgacatcatctagcgacttctagcgacttttcagcgagccaatggCGACTTtgtctgattttcttttggcaacactgtcagtATCTCACACCAGTACATTCCATGTTGAAGTGTGACGCCTTTGCATGTAAAGTTGTGGTCCTTAACgctgcaaaacaaaaaaaacacgttTGACACTTTTCCCGTCTTGTCAGAGAATTTCTGTTGCCactgcaaatttctgttgctacacacgaaaatgctctgctgtgccctgaccaaaaccaggcctaaccctaacctgtcagtaaagcaacgtttctgacaatttacttttgccaagaacagcgaaacaagcaagagaaatggcaaaattgttgctaaattgtgccctgaccaaaaacaTCCCTaatagtctaatagcttagctccaaaatataaaggaatcgttcagcttgtgatacaagcatgaacattggtacacatatagccaaagacattctaaaaagaactggatatggagccatcgtgaattttcaacatggtggccatggcagccatttttcaaaatggccgccagccacaacagttttcttggatataatatattttagacatatttaccattcataccacttggtaaatgtgatatggataatagaaaagttgtcatgaatattcaagatggcccccattttcaagatggcagccgtcacttgtatgatttatctgatataggtgatatcagtgtcaaatcagtcatttttcatgatgcagaattcaaatttgtaactttggaatcaaccagaagcttccttttatctcattctatacttaatatacagtatagtatcactgtttctttcaagatggcagcccatgtcagataatcatacaatagtggagtctgttaacGGTTTTACCGTTACGGACGTTAGAAAAGCACTtcgcatggtgtttctttagggtatatgctgtaattctagcctaagagccctcagattttttttctactgTCATATACAATGTGTCATTTTGTGTAATGCATTGCATTgttattaaattacattatagtagctgacaatgttaatatagtccggaactcagcagagatgaaagggcagtggtagcctgcttgaccagattgatgaaactacaaaaatgtacatagtggtgtgcattggcactgccctcaagattcgattcgattacgatttgggaggtttcgattcgatttgattcaattctgcaatgcattgcaatgcattacatttctactgacagcaaagcaaatgtttcatcagtcatgatgaggcaatacaagtagtcagatactgaacaacattttactggctgtttctgaatctgaattcaaatgagcatttcactaaaactatggtgagaatagacgactgctACTAATGCTTGCTgtgcagcatctgaatggggaagtgtcagtgcaagatgatgtccaaggtagcaggttctccatcctctaatttccctgacagatattttttatttgtatgagagagggtaaaggacaggacctctccatatgtatgaagaacccataagatcacctaattctacattctcacaagtagcagtgtgcatattgagtgcatttctgtcatctttataatggcattacagattattcaatatacatataggctacagtatgtcctcagttcaaattaaatggaaatgttttctaagtaggtgttgagtaagtaggcagaggtaaatagttttttcctgaatttgcaaacaagtcctcaccaagtaattgtgtcacaagttgtattacagttagctcagtaatcattgagtacttcaattggtacttcaaaactgacagttgatggacaacatgtaccgtaggtctttgccacccttacccataggagaaatatctatataaaacaacaactctcatatggtatacaggtatactataaaagtaagtCATTacagtactcattttcttgatatgcaaggcacacaaatagtctaggaggaaggatagtctaccataccccccacccaaacaaaatgccacatgacttttttttaaccttcacgaatttgagtggtaacagtaacataactcattcacactacacttttttgctttatacatgacctcagaatgctctacatgtttcagttcaatagttgtacagcacagtacagtacagtacagtacagcacagtacagtacagtacagtacagtagcatacagtacggtgcagtatagaaaagtacagtagagtacagtatagtacagtagcatacagtacagtgtagtacagtatattacagtagtatacagtacggtgcagtatagaaacgtacagtagagtatagtacagaacagtaccattcagtacggtgcagtacagtatagtagcatacagtacggtgcagaatagcaaagtagagtacagtacagtagcatacagtagagtacagtacagtagcatacagtatagtgcagtagagtacagtacagtacagtatttcacattacagtacagtagagtacagtacagtagcatacagtatagtgcagtacagtacagtatttcacattacagtatagtatagtacagtaggctacagtagcatacagtatagtacagtacagtacagtacagtacagtacagtacagtacagaacagtacagtatttcacattacagtacagtacagtatagtacagtacagtgcagtatgggtcctaaggaagcatgttctaaatttcacgcttttgtcagctccgtaacgctaatggcctttttcttgaaaatggcggccatcttgaatattcatgacaacttctaaattatccataagacatttaccaaatagtatgaatggtaaatgtgtctaaaatgtcatattatatccattactcataagaaaactgttgttgctggcggccattttgaaaaatggctgctatggccaccatgttgaaaattcacgatggctccatatccagttctttttagaatgcctttggctatatgtgtatcaattttcatgcttgtatcacaaactgaacgattgttttggttagccgctgcactatAAACCAGAGCGCTGTGGAGCACGAGTCAATGTGCAAAGATATGATAGACGGATAGTTTTTATAGTTTTTatattttcatacacacacaaacacacagccacgcacacacacacacacacacacacacacacacacacacacacacacacacacacacacacacacacacacacacacacacacacacacacacacacacacacacacacacaaatatacacacagacacacacacagcctacttgtCGCAGCACTCCATGCCGGTTGCTCCACAGGTGCAGCTCTGGCATCCGGAGTTGACCCAGGTGGAGCCCACAGGATGCTGCGTCTGGTCCCACGAGTCCTCACAGTAGGGCATGGGGCCTacgggcagcacacacacacacacacacacacacacacacacacacacacacacacacacacacacacacacacacacacacacacacatttaacacacacatttaacacaaacacacacatacacacacatttaacacacacacacacacacagacacacatttaacacacacacatgtacacgcatgcacacacacatttaacacacacacacacacacacacacacacatttaacacacgcacacccacacccacagataATCATAGGAAATGtgtatgcacaacacacacagactcacagaaaaTATGGTACACAGAGACTcacagaaaacacagacacacacacacacaaacacacacacacacatttacagaaaatatggcacacagagagactcacagaaaacacacacacacacacacacacacacacacacacacacacacacacagacacacacacaaacacacacacacacacacacacacactcatacacacacacacacacacacacacacacacacacacacacacacacacacacacacacacacacacacacactgaggcccaCAGTGCTATGAAAACATTCACATGAAAGACATACATGTTTTTGCCTTTGTTCTTTttgctcacacagagacacaaatagAAGcagttgaaaacacacacacacacacacacacacacacacacacacacacacacacacacacacacacacacacacacacacacacacacacacacacatcacacacacacacacacacacacacacacacacacacacacacacacacacacacagcatgacctcTTTTCGTGGAATGTTAGTAAGACGGATTCCATATGTTTACCAAAGCTCTGAGGCTAGATTATTGTAGTGCATGTTCCATAAATTCTACTACGTGTGTTTGTGGAATATTGGAATTTGTAATCTGGAATCTTGATTAATGCAGAATATCTCTGTGTAAAAAAGTACACAATAGAGGTCACGTTTCTCAAAGGAGCTGTTTGAAACTTCTTTATGGGTGTTGAAGTCATGCCGTTCGGGCCAGAATTGATTACACAGATGTTTTTTTCCTGTCTTCACGTTCTACCAGTAAAAAGCAATTGCACCTTTGTTATCTATACTTTTGAACCTTAATTCATTTTATATAGCTATTGTCACTGTCCAACAGAAAACTTGTTTCTCCACTTCTATAATTCTTTTATTTTCATTCTTTCCTACTTATTTTTTAGAACAGAGTGATTTTAAATGGAGTTTTTGGCAGACAGCGACAATATGAAGTACTTGGGTCGGTGAcatttcagcagcagcacacattcAGGAcggtgcaacgacagccagtgtcaTATAGACTTtttggttggtttgtttgtttgtttgtacaaacaaaaatctaagaagcatattcattgcagcatattcATCAACcatcaattactaattaattcatgggcattagatgccgttgcgtcACCTGACGCCTGAGACCAAAACAAATGTCTTTGACCCACTGCATTAGGTAAGATCCTGAATGACTTGAGCTGAGGGCTGTACAGTACCTTCTACTGGACCTTTTTCCCGATAGCAGGCAGCTGAAGCCAGTGGAGACAGGCAGCAAACCATCAGTATCACAGCAGCTACCCTCTACACACcgacacccacgcacgcacgcacgcacgcacacacacacacacacacacacacacacacacacacacacacacacacacacactcgttagcATCAGAGCAGCCCACCTCTGCACAAACACAGAAATACGCACTTCTCAATGGTCCTCGGGGCATTTTCAGAAAACAAACATCACCGTTTTTAGTCACACCATTACACAGGAAAAGCCTTAAAGAATGTATTACATAAGGATTGCCTAGAGGCCATTGTGGAGCGCAAAGTGTAAACATAAAAATCTGAAGTCCATCAACAATGTTACTATCATCATCAATTAAACTAATGTAATTGCATTTCACAGAATAAGGCTGCTAAAGACATGTCAGAAAGGATTCTTAATTTAGGCTACTAAAGTCATCAAGACTTACCATTGTTGCAAAACGGGAGTGATGCAAAAAAAGTCAGACTGTGCCAAGTACTTCAGCCCAGATTCTAGAGTACACGAGATCAATAGAACCATAGACCAATATTGAcacgaggaagagggaggagcaAGTCCAGCCTGGGAGAACCAATCAGAGCAAGGGCAGCCTGGACCGGTCCAATCAGAAGTCTTGACAAGCAtaaacattgcattttttttcttctggtaACTTTTTATTTGATGGGAAACTTCTTTGTGAACATGTTCTTTGAGCTCTTTCTTACCATAGCTCGTGCTACGATTCAAAGAGGACGGCACTCATTTGGGAGATGGTCAAGCAATGAAACGTTAACAAAGGATTACGTCTTTCTTAACAGCCCATATGCTGATCTTTGACCGTTACATCTGGGGgctggggggtggtgtgtgtgtgtgtgtgtgtgtgtgtgtgtgtgtgtgtgtgtgtgtgtgtgtgtgtgtgtgtgtgtgtgtgtgtgtgtgtgtgtgtgtgtgtgtgtgtgtgtgtgtgtgtgtgtgtgtgtgtgtgtgtgtgtgtgtgtgtgtgtgtgtgttgggctatatggacacaggaaggaacattGTTATCACCTATGCTATGCAGCTTCGTTGGAGCTCATGTTGGGACAGCTGAACCTTCACCCCTTCATGTGGCTACTCAGGCAGTACTGTAGACAAAGACCAGACGACACTCCAGCTGGTGTGCTGATTGGGGCTTTGCTATAGAATggggtcaacaacaacaacaacaacaaaaacaacaacaacaacaacacatgctCCTCACCAGCTACAGACAGGgacccattacattgtgtgtgtgtgtgtgtgtgtgtgtgtgtgtgtgtgtgtgtgtgtggggttgtaggGGGTTATATATAAATATTGACAAAAAATATAGAAATACTGAAAAAACAATGGCACAATTGGTGCAACATAAATTTATTAGTACAGTAGACAAATCATATCAGAAGTATGCAACATTTCAGAGGCACAGTTAATGGAAAGACTAGACGGAAAGAAAATCACTAACTTGCACAAATATCCATGTAATGAGAGGCTCACAAAGTCTAAAGTGCGTAACATTGACCAGTTACATACAGTAGGTGCAAAGACCTAATGAGATATTAGGGAATTATGACCAGATTGGTATTCAGTTGCACAGAATGTTTTCCTACAAAAGCCCGTCTCCCCCCAGATTTACACCAGGGGCTTTGCAGGATTTAAATTTCAGAAATGggtcacatcatcactaaaagtttgcACATACACTGTTCCTCACACATGCACTAGCCATGAaatattgtgtgcatgtgcaggggA includes the following:
- the LOC134445424 gene encoding beta-microseminoprotein-like, producing the protein MRVAAVILMVCCLSPLASAACYREKGPVEGPMPYCEDSWDQTQHPVGSTWVNSGCQSCTCGATGMECCDKMVRPRGFPEDCEVLYDWKDCTYEVVKRADPNIPCPHSAVGK